The segment TCGACGCGGAACCCGCAGCGGCAATGCAGTCAGCAAGGACCACGGCATCCTCGATCGACTGGTTGGCACCCTGTCCATGGTGCGGTACTAGGGAATGTGCAGCATCACCGAGCAGCGTTACCCGACCTTTGCTCCAGCGGCCAAGGGTCATACGATAAACCATTCCCCATCGCTGATTTACTGTCTTCAAGGTGTTCGAAGCGATCATCTCGACGAGAGCAGGATGCCAGTCCTTGAAGAGGCGTAGCTGTTCACCGTCGTCTGTAGGCGCAGTCGACTGTTTTAGTGGCCAAGTCGTCGGAGTGCGCTCTACGAGAAAGAAATTGATGTCTCCTTTTCTGTCTCCGCCGATCGGGTAGTGAAGACAGTGGCCGGACTCACCCATCCAGAATTGAATAGCGGTCGGATCAGGCATGCTCGGTATTTTATCGATTGGAACAATCCCACGAAATGCTGTGTACCCCGCGTATATGTAATCTTCATAGCCGAGCATCAAATTCCGTACGGTGGAACGCATCCCGTCAGCACCGATGACTATATCGGCTTCCGCTTTGCTGCCATCCTTAAAATGTAACACTACCTGTTCGCCAGTGTCATCGATATTTACTAGGCGTTTATTCAGGTGGATGCGTTCCATACCCACCTTGGTGGAGAGGATTCGTTGCAACTCGGCCCGGTGGATGCCGAGATATGGGCCGCCGAAAAGGTCTCGATACGCCAGCCCGCCGGCGTGCCTGCCGATTTCACGGCCAGTCTTTCCGTCCCGGTAGATCAAAGCAGAGATTTCAAACGCAGCCTCGTCAAACTCCTCGCCCAAACCCCAGTGGTTATAATAAAAACGCGTGGCATTGGCGGATAATGCGACCGCGGCACCCACCTCACGCAACTCCTCCGCTTGCTCGTATATATCAACGTCGATACCGTGGTGGCGCATCGCAATCGCAAAGGTCAAGCCACCGATGCCGCCACCGACCACAGCAATGCGGCGTATTTTATTGGTTTCTTTTTCATTCATAATTATTATCTCTTTCTTATAAGGATGGTCTGAAGTAGTCACGTATTTCTGGCTGACTTCAGCCCTGCCAATTTTAAAAGCGGCGATTCGTCTAAAAAACGATCGAATCATCCATTTTTTCTGGATTTTTAGCCGCCGCGAGCACCTCGCGCCGGCCATTTCCCACATTACAGGCGCACCTCTCCTGTATTCGCCAGTAAATGTCGGCGCGCCATCCACAGGTTCGACAGGGCGAACAGCGTCACTAACTGCGCCGTGTTCTTCACCAGCCCTCGAAAGCGAACTTTGGTGTAACCAAACTGGCGCTTGATCACCCGAAACGGGTGCTCGACCTTCGCCCGCACCTGCGCCTTGGCCTTCTCGACCTTGCGCTTGGCTTTGTAGAGCGGGCTGCTCTTGCCAAGCTTCTTGTAAGTGCTGCGGCGTGCCGCGACCTGCCAGATCACCGCCCGGCCTTCATGTTCGGAGCGCTTTTCGACGCCCGTGTAGCCGGCATCGGCGCAAACGACGTTTTCGTCGCCGTGCAGTAACTTGTCGACCTGAGTGACATCCGCCACGTTGGCTGGCGTACCGACTACGCTGTGTACCAGACCCGACTCATCATCCACTCCGATGTGGGCCTTCATGCCGAAGTAATATTGGTTACCCTTCTTGGTCTGGTGCATCTCCGGGTCGCGTTTGCCGTCCTTGTTCTTGGTCGAACTCGGCGCATTGATCAGCGTGGCATCGACGATGGTGCCTTGGCGCAGCGACAGGCCGCGATCTCCCAGGTAGCCATTGATCACGCCAAGGATACCGGCCGCCAACTCACGCTTCTCCAGCAGCCGGCGGAAATTGAGGATGGTGGTCTCGTCCGGAATGCGCTCCAGTCTCAACCCGGCGAACTGACGCAGGATGGTGGTCTCGTACAGCGCTTCTTCCATCGCCGGATCGCTGTAGCCGAACCAGTTTTGCATCAGATGTACGCGCAGCATCGCCATCAGCGGATAGGCGGGTCGGCCGCCTTCGCCCTTGGGGTAATACGGCTCGATCAAGGCAATCAAACCCTTCCATGGCACAACCCGATCCATCTCGATCAGGAACAATTCCTTGCGGGTCTGCTTGCGCTTACCGGCGTACTCGGCGTCGGCGAAGGTCATCTGCTTCATCGGAAACTCGGGCGGGTGGAGAGTCTGGGCATTTTGCCAAATCAGGAAGTCTTCTTCAGAGTTTCCTTAACAGGGGCGGTGAGTTGCAGCGTCTCATGCCGTGGCGTGAGAGCCCGCTCTGACCACGCTCCCATTAATGATGCCGTTGGGTGAAAAATAGAGAAGGCTGTTATATAAGTAAATAAGCGAATTTGTATAGATATCATCGCCGGCATGAATATTGAGGGGAAAGTATGCAGCTGCATGTGTCAAGGCCGATGTAAAACTGACCCACCTGGGCTAACGTCGCGGCCTTGTCGAGGCTGCTTATGTTGATTAGAACGAGCAGCATCCGCACAGCGCTTTGAAATATCGCTCGCCGAGGGAATTCAGGCGCTTGGCAGTAGCATCAACGGGGAGTTGGTGTCCGGTTTGGTAGGGGCAAGTCCATCGAACTGGTTGTTTGCCGGGTCGCTACGCAGCGGCAAACGAGCGGCGGCGATCATGAGCCTGATCCAGTCGGCCCGCATGAACGGACATGATCCGTATGCCTATCTCAAGGACGTGCTGACACGACTGCCTACGCAGCGGGCCAGTAAGATCGGCCAACTGCTGCCGCATCAGTGGGTACCTGCCTGAATCACGCAAGGTGAGTTCGGCGTACGCTTACGTATCGATCACCCCGGATTGTCACTCAATCCGAAAACAGCTCGAACATCAGTTGTCGCAACCAGATGTTGGCTAGGTCCTTGTGATATTTTGCGTGCCAGAACATGTTAATGGGGATTTCTGGTAGGTCGATGGGGATTGGCAGCACGCTCAAACCGAAGGGCTCTACACAGCAGTCAGCGAAGCGCTCAGGTACGGTGGCGAGTAGCTCCGTATGCTGGAGGATATGGCCGACGGCGACGAAGTGCGGAACCTCTAGGCGAATGTCCCGCCGGATGCCAGCTCGCGCCATATGGGAATCTACTTCGCCGTGGCCAGTGCTGGCGGCGATGACACGTATATGGCTGTAGGCACAGAAGCGCTCCAAGGTCAGTGGCTCTCTGGTGGCCGGGTGGTTCTTACGGCACAAGCACACGTAGCGGTTATGGAGAAGCCGACGCTGTAAGAAGCCGGCCTGTAGGTTGGGTAGCAGGCCTACGGCCAAATCTACTGTACCGTCTAGTAACGACTGTCCCAAACTCACCGAGCTGCCGCGTACCGTGCTGATTGTGCAATGGGGGGCCTTACGAGTGAGCGCATCTATTAACCGCGGCATGAAATATATCTCACCAATGTCGGTCATGGCCAAGGTGAAGGTACGCTCGCTGGTTAAAGGATCGAAACGCTCTTCGTGATGTAGCGCTTCGCGCAGACTGTGCATGGCATGGGCGATAGGCTCAGCTAAATGTGCAGCATAGGGCGTAGGCTCCATGCCTTGGTGGGTACGCACGAATAGTTCGTCCTGCAGTGCGGTGCGCAGGCGCTTCAGGGCGTTGCTTACGGCAGGTTGGGTTAGGCCTAGGCTTTGCGCGACGATAGAGACACGCTTGTCGACCATCAACTGGTTGAATACTACCAGCAGGTTTAAATCCAGGTCATGCAGTTCCATGGAGCCTCGCTATGCTGTTGACGTGGTCCTGCCAGAGCGGCAGCATCGGACATTCTCACTATGAATATATAATATAGGGATTAGTGTATTTATCAATAGTTATGGCTTCGCTACTGTTGGAGATATCCCAATAATAAAGTCATGACAGGTATTGCATGAACGACATGAACGGTAAGAAACCAGCCTTGCGCGTCGCTATAGTCGGCGGCGGAATTTCAGGCCTTGCCTTGGCATTGAGCTTGTGCAAACACTCCCATCTTAATGTGCAGCTATTCGAGGCTGCCCCGGCGTTCGGTGAAGTCGGTGCTGGTGTGTCCTTCGGGCCTAACGCAGTGCGCGCCATTGTCGGTTTGGGTTTGGGTCAATCCTACTTTCAGGTTGCTGATCGGACTCCGCAGCCTTGGGAGGATATTTGGTTTGAATGGCGGCGCGGTAGCGATGCTAGCTATCTAGGCGCCACCATTGCGCCGGGCGTAGGTCAGTCCTCTGTACACCGGGCTGATTTCCTTGACGCCCTAGTAAGACACCTTCCAGAAGGTATCGCCCAATTTAGGAAGCGTGCCACCCAAATCGAGCAGCAGGGTGATGAACTGCAAGTGCTATTCGCCGACGGCACAGAGTACCGCTGCGATCTTCTAATCGGCGCCGACGGCATTAAGTCAGCGCTTCGTAGCTATGTGCTGGAAGGTCAGGGGCTGGATCATCTAGAACCACGTTTTAGCGGTACCTGTGCATACCGGGGCATGGTAGATAGCCTGCAACTGCGCGAAGCCTTTAGAATAAAGGGCATTGACGAGCACTTGGTGGATGTCCCGCAGATGTACTTAGGGCTCGATGGCCATATTCTTACCTTCCCGGTGAGAAAAGGCCGCATTGTCAACGTGGTAGCGTTCACCTCCGACCGTAGCCAGCCGGAACCGACTTGGCCCGCGGACGCTCCCTGGGTACGGGAAGCGAGCCAGCGCGAGATGCTCGATGCGTTCGCGGGCTGGGGCGATGCCCCGCGCGCCTTACTGGAGTGCATCCCGGCGCCAACTCTCTGGGCACTGCATGACCTGCCGGAACTGCCAGGCTACGTACACGGTCGGGTTGCCCTGATCGGCGACGCAGCGCACGCCATGCTGCCGCACCAAGGGGCCGGTGCAGGGCAAGGGCTTGAGGACGCCTATTTCCTCGCCCGGCTGTTGGGCGATAGTCGGACCGAAACAGGCAACCTCCCCGAGCTGCTTGGAGCTTACGACGACCTGCGCCGCCCTCATGCCTGTCGTGTGCAACGAACCACTGTGGAAACCGGCGAGTTATACGAGTTGCGCGACCCCATTGTAGGTGCGGACGAACAGCTGGTGGGGGAAATACTGGCGACTCGTTTCGACTGGCTATGGAACCATGATCTCGATGCCGATGTGGCTGAGGCCCGACTGCGCATGGGCTGGGAGGCGCATGAGCAAATTGCGCTGCGTCAAGGGTAAGAGGCCGTGTCGATAGTGGCTAAGGTTTCGAAGGCGAGTAATTGAAGTGTTTTCTGCGAACGGGTTACGTGATGCACATAGGCTTGCGTTTAGTGCTAGGTGCAAAATATCACTTTGTTTCAGCCGCTAGGCCGACGCCCATGGGAGCCGTTGGATCTGTAAATATAGTTAGATTCTGATCTAAGCACAGGCAGCCACCGCATTGGTGCCAGTGGACCGCAGATACCACGGTAACCCATTAGGATTTCATACATGCTGCGCCAAAGAGCATCGCTAGAGAGAACAATGCAAACCAATAACAAGAGTTCGTTCCGTTACACCTTAATAATCAGCGCTCCCGCGATGACAATCAATACTTCCCTAGCGATCGCCAAACTGGTCAGGACTTGTATTTGGAGGTCCTGCAGCGGTGCCCACTGACGCACATGTCGACGGAGGCGGGATGCCAACGGTCTTTGAAATCACTGTACGGCCTGATGGGGAGAGCTTCGTCTGCCAGCCGCAGCAGTCAGTGCTTCGTGCTATGGAGGCCCAGAACAAGCACTGCCTACCAGTTGGCTGTCGCGGCGGCGGGTGCGGCCTGTGTAAGGTGCGGGTGCTGACCGGTGATTACGAATGCGGGCGTATGAGCTGCAAGCACGTACCGGTAGAGGCCCGCGAACAAGGCTACGCCCTGGCCTGCCGACTGTTTGCCCGTAGCGATCTATGTATCGAGCGTTATTCAAAGCCGTGCTATGAAAATACGGTCGACCCACAACAAAGAGAAAAGGTGACGTCATGAACAAAGGTATAATGCGCCCCGGCCATGTGCAGCTGCGTGTACTGGACATGAGCAAGGCCCTGGAACACTACGTCGAGTTGCTGGGCCTGATCGAGATGGACCGTGACGATCAGGGCCGTGTCTATCTCAAGGCTTGGACCGAAGTTGACAAATTCTCCGTGGTGCTACGCGAAGCCGACGAACCTGGTATGGATTTTATGGGTTTCAAGGTTGTGGATGAGGATGCTCTCCGGCAACTGGAGCGGGATCTGACGGCATATGGCTGTGCCGTTGAGCAGCTACCCGCAGGTGAGCTGAACAGTTGTGGCCGGCGCGTGCGCTTCCAGGCACCCTCCGGGCATCACTTCGAGTTGTATGCAGACAAGGAATATACTGGAAAGTGGGGTGTGAATGAGGTCAATCCCGAGGCATGGCCGCGCGATCTGAAAGGCATGGCGGCTGTGCGTTTCGATCATTGCCTACTGTATGGCGACGAATTGCCGGCGACCTATGACCTGTTCACCAAGGTGCTCGGCTTCTATCTGGCCGAACAGGTGCTGGACGAAAATGGCACGCGCGTCGCCCAGTTCCTCAGTCTGTCGACCAAGGCCCACGACGTGGCCTTCATTCACCATCCGGAAAAAGGCCGCCTCCATCATGTGTCCTTCTACCTCGAAACCTGGGAAGACGTGCTTCGCGCCGCCGACCTGATCTCCATGACCGACACCTCTATCGACATCGGCCCGACCCGTCATGGCCTGACCCACGGCAAGACCATCTACTTCTTCGACCCGTCCGGTAACCGCAGCGAGGTGTTCTGCGGCGGCAACTACAGCTATCCGGATCACAAGCCGGTGACCTGGCTGGCTAAGGACCTGGGCAAGGCGATCTTCTATCACGACCGTGTGCTCAACGAACGATTCATGACCGTGCTGACCTGATGGTTCGGTTCGACTTATTGCAGAGATTGCGCAGATGAAAGAGATCAAGCATTTCATTAACGGTGCCTTCGTCGATTCGGCCAGCGGCCGCACCTTCGAGGACATCAACCCGGTCAATGGCCAGGTGATCGGCCGCGTGCACGAGGCCGGCCGCGCCGAGGTCGACGCCGCGGTCAGGGCGGCACGCGCTGCGCTGAAGGGACCATGGGGGAAGATGACGGTGGCCGAGCGCGCTGAGATTCTGCATCGCGTGGCCGATGGCGTCACGGCGCGCTTCGATGAGTTTCTCGAGGCCGAATGCCTGGACACCGGCAAGCCCAAATCCCTGGCCAGCCACATCGACATTCCGCGCGGCGCGGCCAATTTCAAGGTGTTCGCCGACCTGATCAAGAACGTGCCGACCGAAGCCTTCGAGATGGCCACCCCGGACGGCGCCGGTGCACTCAACTACGGCGTGCGCCGGCCCAAGGGGGTGATCGGCGTGATCAGCCCGTGGAACCTGCCGCTGCTGCTGATGACCTGGAAAGTCGGCCCGGCCCTGGCCTGCGGCAACTGCGTGGTGGTCAAACCATCCGAGGAAACCCCGCTGACCGCCACCCTGCTCGGCGAGGTGATGCAGGCCGCCGGTGTGCCGGCCGGCGTGTACAACGTGGTGCACGGTTTCGGCGGCGATTCGGCCGGGGCCTTCCTCACCGAGCACCCGGACGTCGACGCCTACACCTTCACCGGCGAGACCGGCACCGGCGAAACCATCATGCGCGCCGCGGCCAAGGGCGTGCGCCAGGTGTCGCTGGAGCTGGGCGGCAAGAACGCCGGCATCGTCTTCGCCGACTGTGACCTGGACAAGGCCATCGAGGGCACCCTGCGCTCGGCCTTCGCCAACTGCGGCCAAGTCTGCCTGGGCACCGAGCGGGTGTATGTCGAGCGGCCGATCTTCGACGCGTTCGTCGCCCGCCTGAAGGCCGGCGCCGAAGCGTTGAAGATCGGCGAACCGAACGATCCAGAGGCCAATTTCGGCCCGCTGATCAGCCACAAGCACCGTGAAAAAGTCCTCAGTTACTACCAGCAGGCAGTCGACGACGGCGCCACCGTTGTCACCGGCGGCGGCGTGCCGGAGATGCCGGCGCACCTGGCCGGCGGCGCCTGGGTGCAGCCGACCATCTGGACCGGCCTGACCGACGATTCGGCGGTGGTCACCGAGGAAATCTTCGGCCCGTGCTGCCACATCCGCCCGTTCGACACGGAAGCGGAAGCCATCGAGCTGGCCAACAGCCTGCCCTACGGCCTGGCTTCGGCGATCTGGACCGAGAACGCTTCGCGCGCACACCGCGTCGCCGGGCAAATCGAGGCTGGCATCGTCTGGGTCAACAGCTGGTTCCTGCGCGACCTGCGCACCGCCTTCGGCGGCGCCAAGCAGTCGGGCATCGGCCGCGAAGGCGGGGTTCACTCGCTGGAGTTCTACACCGAGCTGAAGAACATCTGCGTGAAGCTCTGAGGACCCAGACCATGAACGCACCCCAGCAGAGCCCGGAAATCGGCCGCGAGATCCTCGCCGCCGGCTACCGCACCAACCTGCATGACCAGGGCGAAGGTTGTCCGCTGCTGCTGATCCACGGCTCCGGTCCGGGCGTCACCGCCTGGGCCAACTGGCGCGGGATCATCCCGCAGCTGGCGCAGACGCGTCGGGTGATCGCTCCGGACATGCTCGGCTTCGGCTACAGCGAGCGCCCGGCCGATGCACGCTACAGCCAGGCCCGCTGGGTCGAGCATGCCATCGGTGTGCTCGACGCCCTTGGCATCCAGCAGGCCGACATCGTCGGCAACTCGTTCGGCGGTGGACTGGCGCTGGCATTGGCCATCCGTCACCCCGAGCGCGTGCGCCGGCTGGTGCTGATGGGCAGCGTCGGGGTGGCCTTTCCGATCACCGAGGGGCTGGAAATGGCGTGGGGCTACACGCCGTCGTTGGCCAACATGCGCAGGCTGCTCGATCTGTTCGCTTACGACCGCACCCTGGTCAACGACGAGCTGGCCGAGCTGCGCTACCAGGCCAGCATCCGCCCGGGCTTCCAGGAGTCGTTCGCCGCGATGTTCCCGCCGCCACGGCAGAACGGCGTCGACGATCTGGCCAGCAACGAGGCCGATATCCGCGCCCTGCCCCACGAAACCCTGGTCATCCATGGCCGCGAGGATCGGATCATCCCGCTGCAGGCTTCGCTGACCCTCGCGCAGTGGATTCCCAACGCCCAACTCCACGTCTTTGGCCATTGCGGCCACTGGACCCAGATCGAACACGCCAGCCGCTTTGCCCGTCAGGTCGAGGATTTCCTCGCCGAGGCGGACCGTGCGGCTCAAGAGGAAACACAGCCATGAATCCAGAATTGATCCAGCAGCTCGGCGACGAGCTCTACCAGGCGATGGTCCAGCGCGAGACCGTCACGCCGCTGACCAGCCGCGGCTTCGACATCACCGTCGAGGACGCCTACCACATCTCCCTGCGCATGCTCGAACGCCGCCTGGCGGCCGGCGAGCGGGTGATCGGCAAGAAGATCGGCGTCACCAGCAAGGCCGTGCAGAACATGCTCGGCGTGCACCAGCCGGACTTCGGCTACCTCACCGACGCGATGGTCTACAACAGCGGCGAAGCCATGCCGATCAGCGAGAAGCTGATCCAGCCACGCGCCGAGGGCGAGATCGCCTTCATCCTCAAGAAGGACCTGATGGGTCCGGGCGTGACCAATGCCGACGTGCTGGCCGCCACCGAATGCGTGATCCCCTGCTTCGAAGTGGTCGATTCGCGCATCCAGGACTGGAAGATCAAGATCCAGGACACCGTCGCGGACAACGCCTCCTGCGGGCTGTTCGTGCTCGGCGACCAGGCCGTCTCACCGCGCCAGGTCGATCTGGTCACCTGCGGCATGCTGGTCGAGAAGAACGGCCAGCTGCTCTCCACCGGCGCTGGAGCGGCTGCGCTCGGCTCGCCGGTCAACTGCGTGGCCTGGCTGGCCAACACCCTCGGCCACTTCGGCATTGGCCTCAAGGCCGGCGAAGTGATCCTGTCCGGCTCGCTGGTTCCGCTGGAACCGGTCAAGGCCGGTGATTTCATGCGCGTCGAGATCGGCGGCATCGGCAGCGCCTCCGTGCGCTTCATCTGATCGAGGACAGCCTGATGAGCAAGAAACTGAAAGCCGCGATTATCGGCCCGGGCAACATCGGCACAGATCTGGTGATGAAGATGCTGCGTTCCGAGTGGATCGAGCCGGTCTGGATGGTCGGCATCGACCCCGAGTCCGATGGCCTCAAGCGCGCCCGCGAGTTCGGCCTGAAGACCACCGCCGAGGGCGTCGACGGCCTGCTGCCGCACGTGCTCGAGGACGATATCCGCATCGCCTTCGATGCCACCTCCGCCTATGTACACGCCGAGAACAGCCGCAAGCTCAACGAGCTGGGCGTGCTGATGGTCGACCTGACCCCGGCCGCCATCGGCCCGTACTGCGTGCCGCCGGTGAACCTCAAGCAGCATGTCGGCACGCTGGAAATGAACGTCAACATGGTCACCTGTGGTGGCCAGGCCACCATCCCGATGGTCGCCGCGGTATCGCGCGTGCAGCCGGTGGCCTACGGCGAGATCGTCGCCACCGTGTCCTCGCGCTCCATCGGCCCGGGCACCCGCAAGAACATCGACGAGTTCACCCGCACCACCGCCGGCGCCATCGAGCAGGTCGGCGGGGCCAAGGAAGGCAAGGCGATCATCGTCGTCAACCCGGCCGAGCCGCCGCTGATGATGCGCGACACCATCCACTGCCTGACCGAAACCGAACCGGACCAGGATGCGATCACCGCATCGGTCCACGCGATGATCGCCGAGGTGCAGAAGTACGTGCCCGGCTACCGGCTGAAGAATGGCCCGGTATTCGACGGCAACCGCGTCTCGATCTTCATGGAGGTCGAGGGCCTGGGCGACTACCTGCCCAAGTACGCCGGCAACCTCGACATCATGACCGCCGCCGCCCTGCGCACCGGCGAGATGTTCGCCGAGGAAATCGCCAGCGGCACCATTCAACTGCCACGTCGTGAAGCGGCACTGGCCTAAAGGAGTCGCACCATGAATCTGCAAGGCAAGAACGTCACCCTGCACGACATGAGCCTGCGCGACGGCATGCACGCCAAGCGCCACCAGATCAGCCTCGAGCAGATGATCGCGGTCGCCACCGGCCTCGACGCCGCCGGCATGCCACTGATCGAGATCACCCACGGCGACGGCCTCGGCGGTCGCTCGATCAACTACGGTTTCCCCGCGCACAGCGACGAGGAATACCTGCGTGCGGTGATCCCGCGCCTCAAGCAGGCCAAGGTATCCGCCCTGCTGCTGCCGGGCATCGGCACGGTCGACCACCTGAAGATGGCGCTCGACTGTGGCGTCTCCACCATTCGAGTGGCCACGCATTGCACCGAGGCCGATGTCTCCGAGCAGCACATCGGCATGTCGCGCAAGCTGGGCGCCGATACCGTCGGCTTCCTGATGATGGCGCACATGATCAGCGCGGAAAAAGTGCTGGAGCAGGCGCGGCTGATGGAAAGCTACGGCGCCAACTGCATCTATTGCACCGACTCCGCCGGCTACATGCTGCCCGATGAAGTCAGCGAGAAGATCGGCCTGCTGCGCGCCGAGCTGAACCCGGCCACCGAGATCGGCTTCCACGGCCACCACAACATGGGCATGGCCATCGCCAACTCGCTGGCGGCCATCGAGGCCGGCGCCTCGCGCATCGACGGCTCGGTCGCAGGGCTAGGCGCGGGTGCCGGCAACACCCCGCTGGAAGTCTTCGTCGCGGTGTGCAAGCGCATGGGCGTGGAAACCGGCATCGACCTCTACAAGATCATGGATGTGGCCGAAGACCTCGTCGTGCCGATGATGGACCAG is part of the Stutzerimonas balearica DSM 6083 genome and harbors:
- the nahR gene encoding HTH-type transcriptional activator NahR — protein: MELHDLDLNLLVVFNQLMVDKRVSIVAQSLGLTQPAVSNALKRLRTALQDELFVRTHQGMEPTPYAAHLAEPIAHAMHSLREALHHEERFDPLTSERTFTLAMTDIGEIYFMPRLIDALTRKAPHCTISTVRGSSVSLGQSLLDGTVDLAVGLLPNLQAGFLQRRLLHNRYVCLCRKNHPATREPLTLERFCAYSHIRVIAASTGHGEVDSHMARAGIRRDIRLEVPHFVAVGHILQHTELLATVPERFADCCVEPFGLSVLPIPIDLPEIPINMFWHAKYHKDLANIWLRQLMFELFSD
- a CDS encoding 2-hydroxymuconic semialdehyde dehydrogenase codes for the protein MKEIKHFINGAFVDSASGRTFEDINPVNGQVIGRVHEAGRAEVDAAVRAARAALKGPWGKMTVAERAEILHRVADGVTARFDEFLEAECLDTGKPKSLASHIDIPRGAANFKVFADLIKNVPTEAFEMATPDGAGALNYGVRRPKGVIGVISPWNLPLLLMTWKVGPALACGNCVVVKPSEETPLTATLLGEVMQAAGVPAGVYNVVHGFGGDSAGAFLTEHPDVDAYTFTGETGTGETIMRAAAKGVRQVSLELGGKNAGIVFADCDLDKAIEGTLRSAFANCGQVCLGTERVYVERPIFDAFVARLKAGAEALKIGEPNDPEANFGPLISHKHREKVLSYYQQAVDDGATVVTGGGVPEMPAHLAGGAWVQPTIWTGLTDDSAVVTEEIFGPCCHIRPFDTEAEAIELANSLPYGLASAIWTENASRAHRVAGQIEAGIVWVNSWFLRDLRTAFGGAKQSGIGREGGVHSLEFYTELKNICVKL
- a CDS encoding IS5-like element ISAch1 family transposase; this translates as MKQMTFADAEYAGKRKQTRKELFLIEMDRVVPWKGLIALIEPYYPKGEGGRPAYPLMAMLRVHLMQNWFGYSDPAMEEALYETTILRQFAGLRLERIPDETTILNFRRLLEKRELAAGILGVINGYLGDRGLSLRQGTIVDATLINAPSSTKNKDGKRDPEMHQTKKGNQYYFGMKAHIGVDDESGLVHSVVGTPANVADVTQVDKLLHGDENVVCADAGYTGVEKRSEHEGRAVIWQVAARRSTYKKLGKSSPLYKAKRKVEKAKAQVRAKVEHPFRVIKRQFGYTKVRFRGLVKNTAQLVTLFALSNLWMARRHLLANTGEVRL
- a CDS encoding catechol 2,3-dioxygenase, whose translation is MNKGIMRPGHVQLRVLDMSKALEHYVELLGLIEMDRDDQGRVYLKAWTEVDKFSVVLREADEPGMDFMGFKVVDEDALRQLERDLTAYGCAVEQLPAGELNSCGRRVRFQAPSGHHFELYADKEYTGKWGVNEVNPEAWPRDLKGMAAVRFDHCLLYGDELPATYDLFTKVLGFYLAEQVLDENGTRVAQFLSLSTKAHDVAFIHHPEKGRLHHVSFYLETWEDVLRAADLISMTDTSIDIGPTRHGLTHGKTIYFFDPSGNRSEVFCGGNYSYPDHKPVTWLAKDLGKAIFYHDRVLNERFMTVLT
- the salA gene encoding salicylate 1-monooxygenase — translated: MNDMNGKKPALRVAIVGGGISGLALALSLCKHSHLNVQLFEAAPAFGEVGAGVSFGPNAVRAIVGLGLGQSYFQVADRTPQPWEDIWFEWRRGSDASYLGATIAPGVGQSSVHRADFLDALVRHLPEGIAQFRKRATQIEQQGDELQVLFADGTEYRCDLLIGADGIKSALRSYVLEGQGLDHLEPRFSGTCAYRGMVDSLQLREAFRIKGIDEHLVDVPQMYLGLDGHILTFPVRKGRIVNVVAFTSDRSQPEPTWPADAPWVREASQREMLDAFAGWGDAPRALLECIPAPTLWALHDLPELPGYVHGRVALIGDAAHAMLPHQGAGAGQGLEDAYFLARLLGDSRTETGNLPELLGAYDDLRRPHACRVQRTTVETGELYELRDPIVGADEQLVGEILATRFDWLWNHDLDADVAEARLRMGWEAHEQIALRQG
- a CDS encoding alpha/beta fold hydrolase translates to MNAPQQSPEIGREILAAGYRTNLHDQGEGCPLLLIHGSGPGVTAWANWRGIIPQLAQTRRVIAPDMLGFGYSERPADARYSQARWVEHAIGVLDALGIQQADIVGNSFGGGLALALAIRHPERVRRLVLMGSVGVAFPITEGLEMAWGYTPSLANMRRLLDLFAYDRTLVNDELAELRYQASIRPGFQESFAAMFPPPRQNGVDDLASNEADIRALPHETLVIHGREDRIIPLQASLTLAQWIPNAQLHVFGHCGHWTQIEHASRFARQVEDFLAEADRAAQEETQP
- a CDS encoding 2Fe-2S iron-sulfur cluster binding domain-containing protein yields the protein MPTVFEITVRPDGESFVCQPQQSVLRAMEAQNKHCLPVGCRGGGCGLCKVRVLTGDYECGRMSCKHVPVEAREQGYALACRLFARSDLCIERYSKPCYENTVDPQQREKVTS
- the dmpE gene encoding 2-oxopent-4-enoate hydratase, encoding MNPELIQQLGDELYQAMVQRETVTPLTSRGFDITVEDAYHISLRMLERRLAAGERVIGKKIGVTSKAVQNMLGVHQPDFGYLTDAMVYNSGEAMPISEKLIQPRAEGEIAFILKKDLMGPGVTNADVLAATECVIPCFEVVDSRIQDWKIKIQDTVADNASCGLFVLGDQAVSPRQVDLVTCGMLVEKNGQLLSTGAGAAALGSPVNCVAWLANTLGHFGIGLKAGEVILSGSLVPLEPVKAGDFMRVEIGGIGSASVRFI
- a CDS encoding acetaldehyde dehydrogenase (acetylating); the encoded protein is MSKKLKAAIIGPGNIGTDLVMKMLRSEWIEPVWMVGIDPESDGLKRAREFGLKTTAEGVDGLLPHVLEDDIRIAFDATSAYVHAENSRKLNELGVLMVDLTPAAIGPYCVPPVNLKQHVGTLEMNVNMVTCGGQATIPMVAAVSRVQPVAYGEIVATVSSRSIGPGTRKNIDEFTRTTAGAIEQVGGAKEGKAIIVVNPAEPPLMMRDTIHCLTETEPDQDAITASVHAMIAEVQKYVPGYRLKNGPVFDGNRVSIFMEVEGLGDYLPKYAGNLDIMTAAALRTGEMFAEEIASGTIQLPRREAALA
- a CDS encoding FAD-dependent monooxygenase, yielding MWEMAGARCSRRLKIQKKWMIRSFFRRIAAFKIGRAEVSQKYVTTSDHPYKKEIIIMNEKETNKIRRIAVVGGGIGGLTFAIAMRHHGIDVDIYEQAEELREVGAAVALSANATRFYYNHWGLGEEFDEAAFEISALIYRDGKTGREIGRHAGGLAYRDLFGGPYLGIHRAELQRILSTKVGMERIHLNKRLVNIDDTGEQVVLHFKDGSKAEADIVIGADGMRSTVRNLMLGYEDYIYAGYTAFRGIVPIDKIPSMPDPTAIQFWMGESGHCLHYPIGGDRKGDINFFLVERTPTTWPLKQSTAPTDDGEQLRLFKDWHPALVEMIASNTLKTVNQRWGMVYRMTLGRWSKGRVTLLGDAAHSLVPHHGQGANQSIEDAVVLADCIAAAGSASIAETFERYERLRRGRARKVVYASVTTGDMLHLPPGEERDRRDARLASHDAMVHHLDWIHGFDASDLNEPDERQGGTWL